Part of the Odontesthes bonariensis isolate fOdoBon6 chromosome 15, fOdoBon6.hap1, whole genome shotgun sequence genome, catactacatactgcatactgcatactgcataccgcataccgcatactacatactgcataccgcatactacatactacatactgcatactgcatactacatactgcatactacatactgcatactacatactacatactgcatactacatactgcataccgcatactacatactacatactgcatactgcatactgcatactacatactgcatactacatacacgTAGTATGCAGtcagtcgctcattgactctgtagcgccccctacgatacttaaaaatggtccccgcattggggttagtttggCGTGGGatgacaaaattcggtacactcattcatcatgcccagacgtacaaaaaagtctcctgccgccatggtcccacatccacaggaaggcggccattttggatggaaagtgcgtcttcgtgccatttttgaccgattccacgccttgcataagatcgaactcgtcctacagatttaatgctacagacttcaaacttggccaggttactcttaagacatgggggggaaattcatggggaaactttttcaaaagttAAAGGGcatgggcgtggcgacgcctcaaagtctgacatccacctacagcgccacctaatggtggttggaaatgtcttttcttttccacacctcacatttgatcaaactcctcctacatatttaatgcaaaaaccttcaaacttggccaggttactcttaagacatggggggaaaaaatcatggagaaacttttccaaactctgaacggtgtgggcgtggccaggccagggtatcgtgtgtgggtggggCTGTGCGACTAcgagtccagcgcatgccccaacgtgcgcacatctcggtcccgctcaaggctgcttgcagctttaatATTCTGTTTACATTCGCTGACCCTGAGAACTTATTTTATGGTTTAATCATTCGTGTTATTTCTTCTTAAATCACATAATTCACCTTTAAACTGTTCAAACGTGCCCAGAATAAGACGAGTTCAGTCTGATTAATTGTGTCCTGATTCTTTGTTCTTCAGAAACCGAGACGGTTACTTTGGATTTAGAAGCCGTTCCAGCTTCATCGTCGCTGACTCGGGACTTTTCGTTCCCATCATTACGCACGCCGCCTCAGTCCGGCTCGTCTCAGCTGTGGGCCGCCAGAAGCCGACCTTCCACGCCTCAGATGCTGAAGACGTGGCCGGAGACCTTCCAGGTGCCGTGGGAACAGATGCCGCAGGAGATCCGCTCTGCGGTGGCAGAAGGAAAGAGACCCAAACCCGTGGAGCGCCGCAAGATGGTGCGCGTCCTGGCCGAGGAGATGCGGCGGTACGAAACCCACCCCACGCGCACGCAGTGCCTCACCGTGGTCCAGAACATCGTGCGGCAGCACCCCAGGAGCTTCGCCGACATGACGCCGAGCGGCTCGCTGCTGAGCGGCGGCTACACGTCGCTCCTGATCCAGCTCAAGAACCGCATCGAGAACGTGAACCGCGCCGTCGGCTTCTCACGCCACCGCCGCTCCAAACAGAAGAGGGGTCCCAGCGACACGTACGGGTGCGCCAGGTTTCAGCCGGGGCTGCCGCCCGGAGAGACCGAGGAGACCGTGGAGCAGCGGCGGCGCCGCCTGGTGGAGATCTACAGCCGGGAGGGTGGAGCGGCGGCAGAGAGCGCCGAGGTCAGAGCCCTGATGGAGCTGAGCTTCTGCCTGCAGCGCCGCCACATCAACACGCTGCCGCCGCCCGACCTCGCAGACCTGAGGGCCAGGTGGCCGTTTCTCTGCACGCCGCCGTGCATCTACGCCCACTTTGAGCTGCTCACGGACGTGGACGCGCTGCGCAGCTTGGAGCTCAGCGTGGGGGAGTGTGGGAGCGCCATCACGCAGTTCTTCAGGGAGAAGCCCACCAACAAGGCGGTCAGGGACGCCGTCTCTGAGGGCCAGGACGGCGAGCTGACGCTGCGGGTGGTCCGGCTGCTCATGGCGCACTTTGGAGAGGACCTCAGCGGGCTGATCCTGCTGGCAGACGTAggtttcctgtttcctttctCCCTCTCTGAATATTTCCATCTCTTTAAATCATTTTCCATCTTGTGCGTCTGCTCCCTGCAGCCGGCGGCTGACATCGAGATGACGCTCCGGCTCCCTGCGAGTCCTCGCCTGATACTTCACGGTATGCACATCATGTGGCGTATTGGTCATCCATCTTTAGCTAACAGACGTTTACATCAGCTGAGCTTAGGGctggacgagttaactcgttattatcgcgttactTATTTAACAACGATAAATGTTTTACCATTAAcgcaagttttatttttttaaatttaaaaaaataaaaaaaaatatgagggcttttgtgccttttatggaaagttcagagagacaggaagcagggggcagagagagggggaacaacatgcagcacagggccgtccgatgcgggactcaaaccggggacAGAATCGGCTTTATTGGCCAAGTTTgagaaaacaaacaaggaatatGACTCTGGTTAAACTTAActctcaaagtacaacactcaacaataacataaaagaataaaattagaaataagctgcagcgaggactatagcctctgtacatggggcgcctgctcaacccactacagcaaggacccccccccccctgttttattatttatttcattattgtaaaagtctgttgctcacaggcttttattttgtaaaagtctgctgctcacaggcttttattttgtaaaagtctgtcgctcacaggcttttattttgtaaaagtgtcgctcacaggcttttattttgtaaaagtctgtcgctcacaggcttttattttgtaaaagtctgtcgctcacaggcttttattttgtaaaagtctgctgctcacaggcttttattctgtaatagtctgctgctcacaggcttttattttgtaaaagtctgtcgctcacaggcttttattttgtaaaagtctgtcgctcacaggcttttattttgtaaaagtctgtcgctcacaggcttttattttgtaaaagtctgtcgctcacaggcttttattttgtaaaagtctgctgctcacaggcttttattctgtaatagtctgctgctcacaggcttttattttgtaaaagtctgtcgctcacaggcttttattttgtaaaagtgtcgctcacaggcttttattttgtaaaagtctgtcgctcacaggcttttattttgtaaaagtctgctgctcacaggcttttattttgtaaaagtctgctgctcacaggcttttattttgtaaaagtctgctgctcacaggcttttatttagtaaaagtctgttgctcacaggcttttattttgtaaaagtctgctgctcacaggcttttattttgtaaaagtctgctgctgtctgctgtggaacaggaaaagaaagtaatcggcggatccaccaaacatggagaagggtacggaacttttactcggccattttcatgttaaagttcttccagacggcggagttgacagaaccaaagtcatctgtaaactctgccaagttgaattgtcttctcagcgtagtagttccagtctaaaatatcacttaaaggcaaaacacacaactgatagcagcaagtcattcaaggaaacagacagtggagcgaggcttctacataaaaactacagaaagatgctgatgttaaaagtgtgtttgcacaacaaatgttatggcactttcattcatatggcagcacatttaaaataaagctaaatgctaaaagctatacgctacttttggattcatttttggattctgcgtacaaatgcgaataatcgtgattaatcatggaaatcatgtgattaattagattaaacatgttaatcgttgccctgGCTGAGCTGCATCCTCGTGTTGCTGTGACTTGAAGTTTCAGACGCAGCAGGTCAGCTGACGGTCGGAGGTTGGAGGATCTCTCTTGCGGGCCGTGTGATCTCTGAGGGCGTCGCACCAACGTTTGCAGCTGGacttgctgctgtgtttgccaTCTACTACATATTCAACCTTCAGTACCAGGATGAGGCCGCCTGCACTCTGGAATTCATTCAGAGGTGAAAACCCTTCATTCCTTCACATCATCATACGGTTAAATACACccagaggtgggcagagcagccaaaaactgtactcaagtaaaagtaaaaagtattcatccaaataattacttgagtaagagtaaaaaagtgtttGGTGacaaaactactcaagtactgagtaactgttgagtaacgtctgatttatttgttaacacaagcattcaatcagacagacagaaatactaaataatcatctttaggccaattagagttcatccaactgatcaaatacattttattaattaattaattacaaaatagcttaaattaaaataatccaggtaaattaaagaacttcaataaagaataaaagagacttaggaaatgtttaaaacatatgtaacccatatgtaacctaaaaaacaaacattcacctatccatggggggaaaacgagtttaggaaacttagcgctacatgtttcctcaagttagacgttgagtttctgctgaaatgtgcgtttgttttggttgacacagaagacacataatgtagctgctgtttctcactctttgtaaggtaaacatgctttcagtatgaggcctcgtctgcgtcttcatttcccaccgttggttctgacatttttcatctgtttctttctttgtttgctacgactgctaatgctaaagctaacccgtcccgccgctgagatcgagtacggtcacgtgaccagactgcacggctgcgtctgattggtggaacacagtcaggtggtagagcctttggtggaagtctctctctctgtcagaataaaacattaaaatgaggcgtacgcggggggataaaaataatgaggcgtagaataccaaagaggtaagaagaaaagtaaccagctcattgtagcctaatgtagcggagtaagaggacagcttctgctgcacacatctactcaaggaaaaggaaaaagtatagagatttaaaactactcctggaagtgtaatgttttcaaaaacttactcaaataCTTATAACTCGTTATTACCCACCTCTGGAGATAACCAACttaatgtgtttgtgttgcaCTCACTGATTTCAGGCGCTTCATCGGCATAAACCCAGAGAGGGGGTCAAAGGCCAAAAGGGGCAAAGTGGTCTCCAAGAAGAAAGGAGTGATCGTCCAGAAGAAGTCGTCTGCAGTCAACACGCAGGTGTCCCGGCTGCTGAAGGACCTCCTCGACTTTGAATGGGACTTCATATGAATCAGTGAGTTCTCCGGCTTTGCTGTTGTTAGCTTCATTAGCGTTAGCTTGGAGAGGATATCGTACATTTCCTGATTGTGTGACATTTGTTCGACAGTAGCTACAGAGGAACCAACAAACCGACGTTCGTCCCTCCTGGAGCCGCAGGATCTGAATCCCACCGGGaccaagaagaagaaacacaaaCCTACCTCAGGACTATTTTAAGAAGTAAACTGAAGTCTCAAGCTCACATTGGCACAGGTGTCTATGACGGTTTCTTCCCTAAACATTGTTTTTGATCCATATTATAGATTTACAGTCAAAACGTTCCAGCTGTGCTTTAATGGGCTGTGTtagaaaccacatactacacactatatactacgtactgcatactacatactacacactaaatacttccatactgcatactcatcgatcatacagtatgcagagcgtttacccacaatgcattgcgctcctgcccgagctgaaatcagccggcctgaagctgatttctcttaagctctaaactctgtaaactttagcaacatttgaaacattttcaggagagaaagtagtcgtttagatccccaacgtgttgaaaacctgacaaaataccggctgtttacaattttgttcccacgaattcggcgctactaaagctagccgcagtgagctaacgcacttcctgttattttcacaaaataaaacacccgttgccttttatcatagggaaagccattaccatacaattggtgcttttgttttgaaaacaggaagtgaacctaccctcgctgtagctagcttgaaactgcatacccaacatttaggagaatctagtatgc contains:
- the LOC142400867 gene encoding uncharacterized protein LOC142400867; translated protein: MSSAEHLREFISQRLTAAAEEIFSEFQKTIGRYEEEVGRLDVTWKPGKKLRTADLPQHFICDKQLPADQRLRNQDKDSGSDREEPEPTRVKEEEGELCPSTEAEPLVLKQEADGFMVTPMFEESEEYEPEPSGEQLLSQSFGAAESSGQEGSRRRGFGSAGEEELKPKRRRPRNSRNTNASTAEKTETVTLDLEAVPASSSLTRDFSFPSLRTPPQSGSSQLWAARSRPSTPQMLKTWPETFQVPWEQMPQEIRSAVAEGKRPKPVERRKMVRVLAEEMRRYETHPTRTQCLTVVQNIVRQHPRSFADMTPSGSLLSGGYTSLLIQLKNRIENVNRAVGFSRHRRSKQKRGPSDTYGCARFQPGLPPGETEETVEQRRRRLVEIYSREGGAAAESAEVRALMELSFCLQRRHINTLPPPDLADLRARWPFLCTPPCIYAHFELLTDVDALRSLELSVGECGSAITQFFREKPTNKAVRDAVSEGQDGELTLRVVRLLMAHFGEDLSGLILLADPAADIEMTLRLPASPRLILHVSDAAGQLTVGGWRISLAGRVISEGVAPTFAAGLAAVFAIYYIFNLQYQDEAACTLEFIQRRFIGINPERGSKAKRGKVVSKKKGVIVQKKSSAVNTQVSRLLKDLLDFEWDFI